The Desulfofundulus salinus genome includes the window CAGGTGGACGTGCAGACCTCCCTGGAAGACCCTGCCCGGGATGCCGCGGTAAACATTGGCGGCACCATCCACCTGCTGGAGGCGTGCCGGCGCACAGGGGTGGAAAAGGTGATCTATGCCTCCTCGGCGGCGGTTTACGGGGATCCCCTCTACCTGCCCGTGGACGAGGAACATCCCGTTCGCCCCCTGGCGGGGTACGGTATTTCCAAGCATACGGTGGAACACTACCTGGAAGTTTACCGGGGGCTTTACGGGTTGGATTACACCGTGCTGCGCTACGCCAACGTTTATGGCCCCCGGCAGGACGCCACCGGTGAGGGGGGCGTGGTGGCCGTTTTTATCCACCGTCTGCTGCAGGGTGAAGCTCCCTGTATCTTTGGTGACGGCGAGCAGACCCGGGATTTCGTTTACGTGGGGGATGTGGCCGCGGCCAACCTGGCCGCCGTGAAAAAAGGCAGCGGCCGGGTGTTTAATGTGAGCACCGGCCGGGCCACGTCGGTGAACGATCTATTCCAGCTGCTGCGACAAATTACCGGGAGCAAAATAAAAGCCCGCTACTGCCCGCCCCGCCCGGGGGACATTCGCCATAGCTATTTATCCTGCGATCTTGCGCGAAACATCCTGGGCTGGCAGGCCCTCACGGACCTGGTTGCCGGTTTGAACTTGACCGTGGAGTGGTATAAAAAAGAAAGGTGTCTATTTGTGAACGGTTCTTGAGCTCCCGTAGCCGGCCGGGGGCTTGCTTTTCCGGCTTTGCTGAAGCTGCCGGAGATATTCTTCAAACATCTTTTGTCTCTTTTCAAGCTGTTTAAGCAGTTTTTGGCTGTTCATGCGTTACACCCTCCCAGGGGTATTATTACCATAATATGGTTAAATCAAACCCCGTTTGCAACGTGTTCCCGGATGCCCCGGCGTTCAAGAGGTATAAATTCCCTGGCCCCCGGTAAACTAAGGCTTGTAAATTAATACTGACGGAGGGAAGGGAAGATGAATCCTTATTTGGAAATTCTCATCCGGGGTGTGGGGGCCTTTGTGGCGGTGCTTGTGGTTACCCGGGTGGTGGGTAAAACCCAGGTGGGCCAGCTTACGGTAGCGGACTTTGTAAATGCCATTGTCATCGGCTCCATTGCCGCTTCCCTGGTAACGGATTTAAAGGAAAACGGCTGGTATTATGCCTTTGGCCTGCTGCTTTTTGGCCTTTTGACGGTTATTTCGGAGTATGCCTCTTTAAAAAACCGCCCCCTGCGCAAGTTAATTGAAGGCGAGCCTACTGTGATCATCCATAACGGCAAGATCCTGGAAGATAATATGAAAAAGTTAATTTATAATATGGATGACCTCATGGTGCAGCTGAGGGAAAAAAATGTGTTCAATATAGCCGATGTGGAGTTTGCCGTTGCCGAGCCAAACGGTGGGCTAAGCGTGCTGTTGAAAAGCCACAAGCAACCTCTTACTCCCAGTGATATGCAGATACCTACCAAATATCAGGGCATTCCTTCGGAGTTGATTGTGGATGGTGTAGTAATCCAGCAAAACCTGAAGCAAAACAACCTCACCGAGGACTGGCTCTACCGGGAACTGGAAAAGCAGGGCGTCAAATCGGTCAAGGATGTCATGTACGCCAGCCTGGATTCGGAAGGCAAATTGTATGTGGATAAAAAAGAGGATACCATGCAGCATGTTACAGATATTACCGACAAACTTCCCGGCAAAATGCCCCAGTAGGGCCACCGGGAAAAGGAATCGGGCGGTGGTGGGAAGAATCACCATTAAATGGAGGTTGGAATTAGAAGGGGGGACTTAACTTGGCAACCAAAATTTCCTTCGGTACCGACGGCTGGCGGGGCATTTTGGCCCGGGATTTCACCTTTGATAATGTGGCTCTGGTGACCCGGGCGGTGGCCGATTACCTCCACGTCCACCACCTGGCCGGGCGGGGTGTAGTGGTCGGGTACGACAACCGTTTCCTGTCGGAACAACTGGCCGCCACCGTGGCCGGTGTTTTCACCGGGCGGGGTATTCCCGTCTATCTTACCGAAAGGGCCACTCCCACCCCCGTTACTGCCTTTGCCATAAAGGAGCGCCGGGCCGGGGGGGCCGTAATGCTGACGGCCAGTCACAACCCGCCCGAATATAACGGTTTTAAGTTTATCCCCGAGTATGCCGGGCCGGCCCTGCCCCATATTACCCGGGAGATTGAAGATAATATTCACCGCCTGCAGGCGGCCGGGGAACACGAAGGCGGGCCGGCTGAACCTTCCGGGGACGCTGCTCAAAAGATCGACCCCCGGCCTGCTTACTTCCAGCACATCACAAAGCTCGTTGATCTTGACGCCATAAGAAAGGCCCGTTTAAGGATTATCGTGGATCCCATGTACGGGGCGGGTATCGGTTACCTGGAAGATATTCTGGGTGGTGAGGGTATCGAGGTGGAAGCAATCCATAACCGGCGGGATCCCCTTTTCGGCGGTAGCCTCCCCGAGCCAACCGGAAAGTCCCTGGGGGAGCTGCGCTCCCTGGTCCTGGAGCATAATGCCCATCTGGGCCTGGCCCTGGACGGTGATGCTGACCGTTTCGGCATCATTGACCGGGACGGCACCTATATCGCACCCAACCTGTTCCTGCCCCTGCTGTACTACCACCTGCTCCAGACCCGGGGTGAACGGGGGCCGGTGGCCCGTACGGTGGCCACCACCCATTTGCTGGACCGCCTGGCCCGTGCTTTTGATCAAGAAGTTTACGAGACGCCCGTTGGCTTTAAGTACATCGGCCAGCACCTGCTGGAAAAGAATTGTCTTTTAGGGGGCGAGGAAAGCGGTGGACTGTCCATTCGCGGGCACATTCCGGAAAAAGACGGTATCCTGGCCGGGCTTCTGGCTGCGGAAATGGTGGCTGCCCGCGGCAAAAGCCTGACCGACCTGGCCTCCGAGGTGTGGTCCCGCTTTGGCCGCCTGTACAGCGAGCGGCTGGACGTACATACATCGGCGGAAGAAAAGGAAAGGATCCAGGGGTTGTTGAAGAATTTCTATCCTCCGGAAATTGGCGGCTTGAAGGTGGAGCGGCGCATCGCCGTGGATGGGACCAAGCTGGTGCTGGAAAACGGCGCCTGGGTGCTGGTGCGGGCTTCAGGCACCGAGCCCCTTTTCCGTATTTACGTGGAGGCCAATACTGAAGATGAGCTGCGCCGGCTCCAGCAGGCCGCGCGGAGCATGCTGGGGCTGTAAACCACGATTCATATCTCGCTGCTACTTCCGCAGGGCGTTCACCGCCTGGGCAAGCCCGGCGATGCTGGCGGCCAGGTTCTCCAGCCTGGTTTCAATGCGCACCAGCAGGTAGGCGGTGACCACAATGGGAAAGCCGATTGTCTCTTAGTCACGACTTGAGCCATGTTAACAAAGGGGTTCAAGACTACGCATAAGAATCCTTATGTGAAAAAATATCCTGGAAAAATTCGCATAAGATGCAGGAAGACGCCCTTTTAAGGGCGAATTTTTTGTTCGCATAAGTTAACTCAGGGGGGAGATGGTTGTGTACGAGACATACCATGCACAGGCAAAGGAAGAAAGTCCCAGACCCCCCGTCAAGTGGGCAGGGGGGAAATCCCAGCTTATACCCCAGTTCGAACCGTTGTTTCCTAAAAGAGAGTACAGCCTCTACGTTGAGCCTTTTGTTGGCGGCGGGGCGGTTTTCTTCCACCTGTTACCCCCCAGGGCGGTGTTAATAGACAGCAATGATGAGTTAATCAATTTCTACCTGGTTGTGCGGGACGACCTGGAGGCCCTTCTACAGGACCTGAGAAGGCACGAAAATACTGCGGAATACTACTACCGCATCCGTGCCCTTGATCCCGGTCAGCTAACTCCCGTGGAGCGGGCCTCAAGATTTCTCTACCTGAACAAGACTGGTTATAACGGGTTATGGCGTGTAAACAGCCGGGGGCAACACAACGTACCCTTCGGGCGCTACAAGAACCCCAAAATAGTGGATGAGCCGAACCTCCGCCTGGTAAGCGTGGCTTTGAAAAGGGCGGAGATAATCTGCGGCGACTTCAGCCGGATTCTGGACTGCACAGCTCCGGGAGCTTTCGTTTACCTGGACCCGCCCTACCATCCGCTTTCGGAAACAGCCAATTTCACCAGCTATACTCCCGATGCATTTGGAGAAGACGACCAGCGGCGCCTGGCGGAGGTGTTTCGGGAACTGGACCGGAGGGGTTGCCTGGTCATGTTGAGCAATTCTGATACGCCTTTCATACGCGAGCTTTATAAAAACTATGATATACAGGTGGTTTACGCGAAAAGAGCCATTAACTGCCGGGCCGATAAGCGGGGACCGATAGCGGAACTGGTTATCCGTAACTATAGTTAACCGGGGGTGGGGAGATTGTCACCGGGCGGGAAAGGAACCAAAACAGGGGCCGTTTGGGAACAGGTTATCAGGCCGGTTCTTGATATACACTATTCGGGGCGGTTTCAAACCCATGTGACAGTAGGAAATCAACTTTTTGGATCTGCCTACCAGGCTGATTTTGTCGTTCAGGACGATACCGGTGGAATCATAGTCAGTGCAAAATGGCAACAGATTCGTGGGACGGTAGAACAAAAACTTCTGTATGATATAGCAAGCCTTATTTCCATTATTCGAAATTCGGACGAGTATCGCAAGGCTTATGTAGTTCTTGGTGGAACCGGCTTTTCCGAAAAGGCGCGCAGCTTTTTGCTGCAAAATAAGCACCGTGAGATTTTTGCTGATGGTCACCTGGTGGAAGTTTTATCCCTGGAAGATTTTCTTGCCCGTGCCAACAAGGGGGAGCTGTAATAGGTGCTAGATGGGTTTATCTTGCACTTGAAGAGCCGGAATTGTTCTTTCAAAACCGTGACTGCATATACTGGGGTCTTGCACAGCTTTATGAGATGGCTGGAGGATACAACCGGATTTCCATTTGACTTGGCTTCCGTCACACCGCTGGATGTGGCTGACTACCGCCGGTACCTGCTAAACAAGAATCGCAAGCCAGCCACAATAAACCTTCACCTGGATGCCCTGTCATCTTATTTTTCGTGGGCTGCGTCCAGTGGCGTGATCTCTTCCGACCCGACGAAGGGTATTAAGAGGGTGCCGGAGCAGCGTGGAGCTCCCAGGTGGCTCACGAGGCAGGAATTGGGAACGCTGATGAGAGCGGTACAGAAGTACGGCATTCCCAGGGACCGGGCGCTGCTGGCAATTCTACTACACACCGGCCTGCGGATTTCCGAGGCGGTGTCACTGCATGTGGAAGACGTGGTAATCCGGGAGCGTTCAGGCTGGGTGACGGTCCGGGAGGGCAAGGGTGGAAAACGTAGGGAAGTGCCGTTGAACGTTACGGTCCGAAGAATAATTCAGGAGTGGCTGGTTGTCCATCCCGGCGGCGACTGGCTCTTTCCCGGTCGAAAAGGACACATGACTGTCCGGGCCGGAGAAAAGATATTGGAGAGATACGCCCGGCTGGCGGGGGTGGAGGTTACACCTCACCAGTTGCGGCACACCTTCTGCAAGATGCTGGTGGATGCCGGGGAGTCCCTGGACCGGGTGGCAGTTTTAGCGGGCCACTCTAATTTGAACACCACGGCCAGGTACACCAGGCCGGGGATGCAGGATTTGGAAAAAGCTGTGGAGAAGCTTTCGTGGGAATAAAAAATTTCTTAGGCCGTGTAAAATTTCAGTAGGCACCAGAAGGGGATCAGCCTCCTGAAAAAGAAATGAGACCTCGCGCGCCAAAACACCCCAAAGAGGAGTATGAGGTCTCATGCTAAATATTCGCCAAATAGTGGGTGCAGTCCTTCTTTTCGTCACCGGCCTGGTTAAATTAATTGGTGGGTGCAAAGACTTTTATGAACTTGAAAAAGGTATCCACGAGCTTTGTCAGAAGGTCAGCAACCAAATATTCACCTGGGCACTGGAACAGCTCGATACCCGCCTGATGAATGAACGTGACCGGAGCACCTGGAAGGTGGTCGGGTTTCGGGATAAAACAGCCATCAGCACCATTGGGGAATTTCTCTACAAAAGGCGCATGTACAAAAACAAAAAAACCGGGGAAACCAGATTCTTTTTAGATGAGCTGTTGGGCTGGCCGGAGCGGGCCAGGATTACCCCCCGCCTAAAAGAACTGGCTGTCAAACTAAGCACTGAGCTTACCTTTGATCGGGCCGCGGAGATTTTGAGCTACCT containing:
- a CDS encoding SDR family oxidoreductase, which codes for MRILVTGGAGFIGSHVVEQLATCGADVAVLDDLSRGSLSNLHPAASLYHGDIRDEEFVRETLEQFRPRVVIHQAAQVDVQTSLEDPARDAAVNIGGTIHLLEACRRTGVEKVIYASSAAVYGDPLYLPVDEEHPVRPLAGYGISKHTVEHYLEVYRGLYGLDYTVLRYANVYGPRQDATGEGGVVAVFIHRLLQGEAPCIFGDGEQTRDFVYVGDVAAANLAAVKKGSGRVFNVSTGRATSVNDLFQLLRQITGSKIKARYCPPRPGDIRHSYLSCDLARNILGWQALTDLVAGLNLTVEWYKKERCLFVNGS
- a CDS encoding DUF421 domain-containing protein codes for the protein MNPYLEILIRGVGAFVAVLVVTRVVGKTQVGQLTVADFVNAIVIGSIAASLVTDLKENGWYYAFGLLLFGLLTVISEYASLKNRPLRKLIEGEPTVIIHNGKILEDNMKKLIYNMDDLMVQLREKNVFNIADVEFAVAEPNGGLSVLLKSHKQPLTPSDMQIPTKYQGIPSELIVDGVVIQQNLKQNNLTEDWLYRELEKQGVKSVKDVMYASLDSEGKLYVDKKEDTMQHVTDITDKLPGKMPQ
- a CDS encoding phosphoglucomutase/phosphomannomutase family protein, whose amino-acid sequence is MATKISFGTDGWRGILARDFTFDNVALVTRAVADYLHVHHLAGRGVVVGYDNRFLSEQLAATVAGVFTGRGIPVYLTERATPTPVTAFAIKERRAGGAVMLTASHNPPEYNGFKFIPEYAGPALPHITREIEDNIHRLQAAGEHEGGPAEPSGDAAQKIDPRPAYFQHITKLVDLDAIRKARLRIIVDPMYGAGIGYLEDILGGEGIEVEAIHNRRDPLFGGSLPEPTGKSLGELRSLVLEHNAHLGLALDGDADRFGIIDRDGTYIAPNLFLPLLYYHLLQTRGERGPVARTVATTHLLDRLARAFDQEVYETPVGFKYIGQHLLEKNCLLGGEESGGLSIRGHIPEKDGILAGLLAAEMVAARGKSLTDLASEVWSRFGRLYSERLDVHTSAEEKERIQGLLKNFYPPEIGGLKVERRIAVDGTKLVLENGAWVLVRASGTEPLFRIYVEANTEDELRRLQQAARSMLGL
- a CDS encoding YvrJ family protein, producing MGFPIVVTAYLLVRIETRLENLAASIAGLAQAVNALRK
- a CDS encoding DNA adenine methylase, with the protein product MVVYETYHAQAKEESPRPPVKWAGGKSQLIPQFEPLFPKREYSLYVEPFVGGGAVFFHLLPPRAVLIDSNDELINFYLVVRDDLEALLQDLRRHENTAEYYYRIRALDPGQLTPVERASRFLYLNKTGYNGLWRVNSRGQHNVPFGRYKNPKIVDEPNLRLVSVALKRAEIICGDFSRILDCTAPGAFVYLDPPYHPLSETANFTSYTPDAFGEDDQRRLAEVFRELDRRGCLVMLSNSDTPFIRELYKNYDIQVVYAKRAINCRADKRGPIAELVIRNYS
- a CDS encoding PD-(D/E)XK nuclease superfamily protein is translated as MGRLSPGGKGTKTGAVWEQVIRPVLDIHYSGRFQTHVTVGNQLFGSAYQADFVVQDDTGGIIVSAKWQQIRGTVEQKLLYDIASLISIIRNSDEYRKAYVVLGGTGFSEKARSFLLQNKHREIFADGHLVEVLSLEDFLARANKGEL
- a CDS encoding tyrosine-type recombinase/integrase produces the protein MLDGFILHLKSRNCSFKTVTAYTGVLHSFMRWLEDTTGFPFDLASVTPLDVADYRRYLLNKNRKPATINLHLDALSSYFSWAASSGVISSDPTKGIKRVPEQRGAPRWLTRQELGTLMRAVQKYGIPRDRALLAILLHTGLRISEAVSLHVEDVVIRERSGWVTVREGKGGKRREVPLNVTVRRIIQEWLVVHPGGDWLFPGRKGHMTVRAGEKILERYARLAGVEVTPHQLRHTFCKMLVDAGESLDRVAVLAGHSNLNTTARYTRPGMQDLEKAVEKLSWE